A genomic stretch from Alphaproteobacteria bacterium includes:
- a CDS encoding divergent polysaccharide deacetylase family protein, producing MAQNRRAGRRKGGRRRLGSLPPYAALVMGAVLGALVAVGAAELLLRDGLQAPGGEEVAAARVAVAPPPLAKPAPPGRKPGAPPDWRRYARPAQSGSGPFLAVVIDDLGHDPALTRRAVRLPPDVALAFLPYAPGVRGQVAVARKKGFEVLVHLPMEPDEAHMDPGPNALYGALDNRTLLRRLDANLSVFPGYIGVNNHMGSRFTRDAGAMTLVLTELRRRGLLFLDSRTSPDSVGASIARELEMPWAGRDVFLDNSREPADIRRQLAEAERRARETGLAVAIGHPYPETLDLLEEWLPEAASRGLELVPISQAAAASAAVAGFR from the coding sequence ATGGCGCAAAACCGCAGAGCGGGCAGGCGGAAGGGTGGCCGACGGCGCCTGGGCTCCCTCCCGCCCTATGCGGCGCTCGTCATGGGGGCGGTGCTGGGCGCGCTTGTCGCGGTGGGCGCGGCGGAACTGTTGCTGCGTGACGGTTTACAGGCGCCGGGCGGAGAGGAAGTGGCTGCAGCACGTGTCGCCGTGGCGCCGCCACCCCTGGCAAAACCCGCGCCGCCGGGCCGGAAACCTGGCGCGCCGCCTGACTGGCGGCGTTACGCCCGTCCGGCACAATCGGGGTCAGGGCCATTCCTGGCGGTTGTAATCGACGATCTGGGCCATGATCCGGCGCTGACCCGGCGCGCGGTGCGGCTGCCGCCGGATGTGGCGCTGGCCTTTCTGCCATACGCGCCGGGCGTCCGGGGGCAGGTGGCCGTGGCGCGGAAAAAGGGCTTTGAGGTTCTCGTGCATCTGCCCATGGAGCCGGACGAAGCCCATATGGATCCGGGGCCGAATGCCCTTTATGGCGCGCTCGACAACCGGACCCTGCTGCGCCGGCTTGACGCCAATCTCTCGGTATTTCCAGGCTATATCGGGGTCAACAACCATATGGGGAGCCGTTTTACGCGCGACGCGGGGGCCATGACCCTGGTGCTGACGGAGCTTCGCCGGCGCGGCCTGTTATTCCTGGATTCCAGAACTTCGCCGGATTCCGTCGGGGCGTCGATTGCGCGGGAACTCGAAATGCCCTGGGCCGGCCGCGACGTGTTTCTCGATAATTCGCGCGAGCCGGCCGATATCCGGCGCCAATTGGCCGAGGCCGAGCGCCGGGCCCGGGAAACCGGGCTCGCCGTGGCGATCGGGCATCCGTATCCTGAAACATTGGACCTGCTTGAAGAGTGGTTGCCCGAAGCCGCATCGCGCGGTCTGGAGCTTGTCCCGATCAGCCAGGCCGCGGCCGCGAGCGCCGCTGTCGCGGGCTTTCGCTGA
- the trpE gene encoding anthranilate synthase component I: MRVEPDRADFANAYAAGQAQLVWTRLVADLETPVSSLLKLAHGQSHTFLLESVEGGSARGRYSVIGLRPDVIWRCRGRRAEINRSALTDPDEFSPIDADALASLRALVAESRLVVPDSLPPMASGLFGYMGYDSVRLVEDIPDGNPDPLGVPDAVFLRPTIVAIFDSVTDSISLITPVWPDEEIPPDTAYNLAQERLREATRDFDRPLPHGDAAPAVPAPLPAPRSNITREAYYRLVEQAKDYIRAGDVFQVVPSQRFTVPFALPPFALYRALRRLNPSPFLYFFDMGNFAIVGSSPEILVRLRDGEMTVRPIAGTRPRGGTPDEDENLARDLLADPKERAEHLMLLDLGRNDVARAARIGTVKVTEEMAIERYSHVMHLVSNVTGELAPGLDAIDALMAGFPAGTVSGAPKVRAMEIIEELETLRRGIYAGAVGYISAGGALDTCIALRTAVVMDGQVHVQAGGGVVADSDPATEYEETRNKARAVLRAAEEALRFATRG; the protein is encoded by the coding sequence ATGAGAGTGGAACCAGACCGCGCCGATTTTGCCAACGCCTATGCAGCCGGCCAGGCACAACTCGTCTGGACCCGGCTGGTGGCCGATCTTGAAACGCCGGTTTCGAGTCTCCTCAAGCTCGCACACGGACAAAGCCACACCTTCCTGCTCGAATCGGTCGAAGGCGGGTCGGCGCGCGGGCGATATTCGGTCATCGGCCTGCGTCCCGACGTCATCTGGCGCTGTCGCGGCCGGCGGGCGGAAATCAATCGCAGCGCCCTGACCGACCCCGATGAGTTCTCGCCGATCGATGCGGACGCGCTTGCCTCGCTCCGGGCGCTCGTGGCCGAATCGCGTCTTGTCGTGCCCGATTCGCTGCCCCCCATGGCATCCGGCCTCTTCGGCTATATGGGCTATGACAGCGTTCGGCTGGTGGAGGATATTCCGGACGGAAATCCCGATCCGCTGGGCGTGCCCGATGCCGTGTTCCTGCGCCCCACAATCGTTGCGATCTTCGATTCGGTCACGGACAGCATCAGCCTGATCACTCCCGTCTGGCCGGATGAAGAGATCCCGCCCGATACCGCCTACAACCTGGCACAGGAACGCCTGAGGGAGGCCACCCGCGATTTCGACCGGCCCCTGCCCCATGGCGACGCGGCCCCGGCCGTTCCAGCCCCGCTGCCGGCGCCGCGGTCCAATATCACGCGGGAAGCCTATTACCGGCTGGTCGAGCAGGCGAAGGACTATATCCGCGCCGGTGATGTCTTTCAGGTGGTGCCCTCGCAGCGATTCACGGTGCCCTTCGCCCTGCCTCCCTTTGCGCTCTACCGTGCGCTACGCCGGCTCAACCCCTCGCCTTTTCTGTATTTCTTCGACATGGGGAATTTCGCCATCGTCGGCTCCAGTCCCGAAATCCTGGTCCGGCTGCGTGACGGCGAAATGACCGTCCGACCCATCGCCGGGACCCGGCCGAGGGGCGGAACACCTGATGAAGATGAAAATCTCGCCCGCGATCTCCTGGCCGACCCCAAGGAGCGGGCCGAGCACCTCATGCTGCTCGACCTCGGGCGGAACGACGTCGCGCGGGCGGCCAGGATCGGGACAGTGAAAGTCACGGAAGAAATGGCGATCGAGCGCTATTCCCATGTCATGCACCTGGTCTCCAATGTGACCGGCGAACTGGCCCCGGGGCTCGATGCGATCGATGCCCTGATGGCCGGTTTTCCGGCCGGCACCGTGTCGGGTGCACCCAAGGTTCGGGCGATGGAAATCATCGAGGAACTCGAGACACTGCGCCGGGGAATTTACGCGGGGGCTGTCGGGTATATTTCTGCGGGCGGCGCGCTCGATACTTGCATTGCGCTTCGCACCGCCGTGGTCATGGACGGCCAGGTCCATGTCCAGGCCGGCGGCGGGGTTGTCGCGGACAGTGATCCGGCGACCGAATATGAGGAAACCCGGAACAAGGCCCGGGCCGTTCTCCGCGCGGCCGAGGAAGCCCTGCGCTTCGCCACGCGCGGGTAA